In Geotrypetes seraphini chromosome 4, aGeoSer1.1, whole genome shotgun sequence, a single window of DNA contains:
- the C4H10orf95 gene encoding uncharacterized protein C10orf95 homolog, with product MVFVPQLYYPSMFLQQSAYPPFGPGRAATLPYAPMFPPIQMHSFSSRPLTFMVEDQNSFQDYEGSSVEYHHYYGMNPTFSPPPSWYFPQINQFPMYNPYMNYNNQRRNQDVWPEGFTLKGELQWGKLGRVVGPKRELPEFVKDDLRRVYGTYPKTVLTVTYQNGEFLVKGDPFVGEQEYTVEKRVSSTATNSRRRRPHVKERARPKRRRKNPNANKLIMKIIY from the coding sequence ATGGTTTTTGTGCCTCAACTGTACTATCCAAGTATGTTTCTCCAGCAGAGTGCCTATCCTCCCTTTGGACCTGGAAGAGCAGCCACATTACCATATGCACCGATGTTTCCACCTATCCAGATGCACAGTTTCAGCAGTAGACCCCTCACCTTTATGGTGGAAGACCAGAATAGTTTCCAGGATTATGAAGGCAGCTCCGTAGAATATCATCATTATTATGGCATGAACCCaaccttttcccctcccccatcctggtATTTTCCTCAGATCAATCAGTTTCCTATGTACAATCCCTACATGAATTATAACAACCAAAGGCGGAATCAGGACGTGTGGCCAGAGGGTTTCACCTTGAAGGGAGAGCTTCAATGGGGCAAACTGGGGCGAGTTGTTGGGCCCAAAAGAGAACTTCCAGAATTTGTGAAGGATGACCTCCGGCGCGTTTATGGGACATACCCCAAGACAGTCCTTACTGTAACCTACCAAAATGGAGAATTTCTAGTGAAAGGCGATCCCTTTGTGGGAGAACAAGAATACACTGTAGAAAAGAGAGTGAGTTCGACAGCTACCAACTCCAGACGAAGACGACCACATGTTAAAGAGAGAGCCAGaccaaaaagaagaagaaaaaatccaAACGCTAATAAATTAATAATGAAAATTATATACTGA